The following coding sequences are from one Lolium rigidum isolate FL_2022 chromosome 6, APGP_CSIRO_Lrig_0.1, whole genome shotgun sequence window:
- the LOC124665142 gene encoding epoxide hydrolase A-like yields MEPEGVRHRTVEVARGVRLHVAETGPEDGPAVLLVHGFPDLWYGWRHQMAALAARGFRAVAPDLRGYGDSDVPPAKDSYTTFHLVGDLVALIADLGQPQVFVAGHDWGANVAWQLCLLRPDLVRALVSLSVVYHPRRSEGTTLQAIRAFCGEDHYMCRFQDPGIAEAEFALYDHRHKFKTIFGMRKPDPIILSKGRTFFESLDSDGTLPAWLSEEDISYYADKFEKTGFTGGLNFYRCMDLNWELSAPWTGAPIKVATKFMVGDLDALYNTPGVKDYIHKGGFKANVPNLEDVVILEGVGHFLNQEKPAEVSEHICEFFSKF; encoded by the exons ATGGAGCCGGAGGGTGTGCGGCACCGAACGGTGGAGGTGGCGCGCGGGGTGCGGCTGCACGTGGCAGAGACGGGGCCCGAGGACGGCCCGGCGGTACTGCTCGTTCACGGCTTCCCGGACCTCTGGTACGGCTGGCGCCACCAGATGGCCGCCCTGGCGGCCCGGGGCTTCCGCGCCGTCGCGCCCGACCTGCGCGGCTACGGCGACTCCGACGTCCCGCCCGCCAAGGACTCCTACACCACCTTCCACCTCGTCGGCGACCTCGTCGCCCTCATCGCCgacctcgggcagccccag GTGTTCGTGGCGGGGCACGACTGGGGCGCCAACGTGGCGTGGCAGCTCTGCCTGCTCCGGCCAGACCTGGTGCGGGCGCTCGTCAGCCTCAGCGTGGTGTACCACCCGCGTCGGTCCGAAGGGACTACACTCCAGGCCATCAGGGCCTTTTGCGGGGAGGACCACTACATGTGCCGCTTCCAG GACCCTGGAATTGCTGAAGCTGAATTTGCTCTATACGACCATAGGCATAAGTTTAAGACGATCTTTGGAATGCGCAAACCAGATCCTATTATTCTATCCAAGGGCAGGACCTTCTTTGAGTCGCTTGATTCGGATGGCACTCTCCCTGCATGGTTGTCTGAAGAAGATATTTCCTACTATGCTGACAAATTTGAGAAGACAGGGTTTACAGGAGGGCTAAACTTCTACAGATGTATGGACTT GAACTGGGAGCTCTCTGCACCATGGACTGGAGCTCCAATAAAAGTAGCGACCAAGTTCATGGTTGGGGACCTCGACGCCTTATACAACACACCAGGGGTGAAAGACTACATCCACAAGGGCGGCTTCAAGGCGAACGTGCCGAATCTGGAGGATGTGGTTATCTTGGAGGGAGTGGGGCACTTCCTCAACCAGGAGAAGCCTGCTGAGGTTTCAGAACACATTTGCGAGTTCTTTAGCAAGTTCTGA
- the LOC124663458 gene encoding syntaxin-22-like, with protein sequence MSFQDLEAGRGPQRKAARPAGPGAGASQAVASGVFQINTAVATFQRLVNTLGTPKDTPDLRDKIHKTRTNITQLVRDTSEKLKQASDADHRVEVSATKKIADAKLAKDFQAVLKEFQKAQRLAVEREAAYAPFITQAGLPQSYNSTEVNNGADRLAEQRTQLLESRRQELVFLDNEIVFNEAVIEERDQGIKEIQDQISEVNEIFKDLAVLVHDQGAMIDDIDSHIDNSVAATAQAKGQLSKAAKTQKSNSSLICLLMVIFGVVLLIVIIVLAA encoded by the exons ATGAGCTTCCAGGACCTGGAGGCCGGCCGCGGGCCGCAGCGGAAGGCCGCCCGGCCGGCGGGGCCCGGCGCCGGCGCGTCGCAGGCCGTCGCCTCCGGCGTCTTCCAGATCAACACGGCCGTCGCCACCTTCCAGCGCCTCGTCAACACGCTCGGCACGCCCAAGGACACGCCAGACCTCCGCGACAAGAT ACACAAGACGCGGACAAACATAACACAGCTGGTCAGGGATACATCCGAGAAGCTTAAACAAGCGAGCGACGCGGATCATCGTGTCGAAGTTAGC GCTACCAAAAAGATTGCTGACGCAAAGCTAGCGAAGGATTTCCAGGCAGTCCTAAAAGAATTCCAGAAAGCTCAACGGTTAGCGGTAGAGAGAGAAGCTGCATATGCACCTTTTATTACTCAAGCGGGTTTACCACAGAG CTATAACTCAACTGAAGTGAACAACGGTGCTGATAGGTTGGCTGAACAGCGCACACAGCTTCTAGAATCAAGAAG GCAAGAGTTAGTTTTCTTGGATAATGAAATCGTCTTCAATGAGGCCGTTATTGAAGAGAGGGACCAGGGAATAAAAGAGATTCAAGACCAAATTAGTGAAGTAAACGAGATCTTCAAAGATCTTGCTGTGCTAGTCCATGATCAAGGAGCAATGATTG ATGACATAGACTCTCACATTGACAATTCTGTTGCTGCGACTGCACAAGCAAAAGGCCAGCTTTCAAAAGCTGCTAAAACTCAGAAGTCGAACTCTTCTCTG ATATGCCTGTTAATGGTTATTTTCGGGGTGGTGCTGCTCATAGTGATAATAGTCCTTGCAGCCTAG